From Neodiprion pinetum isolate iyNeoPine1 chromosome 7, iyNeoPine1.2, whole genome shotgun sequence, a single genomic window includes:
- the LOC124222748 gene encoding juvenile hormone esterase-like produces the protein MVASYSIKCLFLALLVKNYVTARSYAKEASINEAQVCIPQGKLQGTTRTTRNNRIVSAFLGIPYAQPPIGNLRFANPVAADGWNGIRNASVDSNECPQISNSEIVGDEDCLYLNVYTPQLSRKATSPLLPVMVFIYGGAFDSGNADSSKYGPEYLLDKDVILVTISYRVGLLGFLSTGDKVASGNWGLKDQVLGLKWVQSNIEYFGGDPDQVTLFGQSAGAASVHLLTMSNLTIGLFHRYITESGSALAAWAYKPSGPYADRAFELGKYVGCSNTSTDSLIECLRTVDVSDMVGSYPEFNHHEWFQTIVWGPTDEPNIKDAVLTDSPQNIIRNGLVHDLPWISGACQDGGLLMTVDTYENETLLDDFVANFDRILPALLSWNYLPDSGAAWIEPIKSHYFNDFEADKNEIRDNLTVLVTDVYFLYPTYDALRQQFSTSVNPQYFYIFDYRGVLSYTYQLTGNTVDYGVTHGDDLVYLFPNSELFSSLNETRSEKDYEMVNIMVELWTSFAIEGKPTTPAMGICEKWKPYSIGKDNDLRIGNYSKLTLAVEYSYLKERLQFWDDLIANVPL, from the exons ATGGTGGCGAGCTACTCTATCAAATGCCTTTTTTTGGCATTGCTGGTGAAAAATTACGTTACTGCGAGGAGTTACGCTAAAGAAGCAAGTATTAACGAAGCCCAGGTTTGCATCCCCCAAGGAAAACTGCAAGGTACGACACGGACAACGCGCAATAATCGAATTGTATCGGCTTTCTTGGGAATCCCTTACGCGCAACCACCGATTGGAAATCTAAG ATTCGCAAATCCGGTGGCGGCTGACGGTTGGAATGGGATTCGAAACGCTAGCGTCGATTCGAATGAATGTCCTCAGATCTCCAACAGCGAAATAGTGGGTGATGAGGATTGCCTGTATCTGAACGTCTACACGCCGCAG CTTTCCAGAAAGGCTACCTCGCCGCTACTTCCGGTGATGGTGTTCATTTACGGAGGAGCATTCGACAGCGGAAACGCCGATTCGTCGAAATACGGCCCGGAATACCTCCTCGACAAAGACGTGATTCTCGTAACCATCAGCTATCGTGTAGGATTATTGGGATTTTTGAGCACCGGTGACAAGGTGGCTTCGGGAAATTGGGGCTTGAAGGATCAGGTCCTCGGCCTGAAATGGGTACAGAGTAACATCGAGTACTTTGGCGGTGATCCTGATCAGGTGACGCTGTTCGGACAAAGCGCAGGCGCGGCTTCGGTTCATCTTCTGACAATGTCAAACCTCACGATTG GACTCTTCCACAGATACATAACGGAAAGTGGATCCGCCCTTGCGGCATGGGCTTACAAACCTAGCGGCCCTTATGCCGACCGAGCATTTGAGCTTGGCAAATATGTTGGCTGTTCCAATACATCGACGGATTCTCTGATTGAATGTTTGCGGACAGTTGATGTTTCGGACATGGTAGGTTCTTATCCGGAATTCAATCATCACGAATGGTTTCAGACAATCGTTTGGGGTCCAACTGATGAGCCAAATATTAAAGATGCCGTCCTCACTGACAGCCCCCAGAATATAATTCGCAATGGCTTGGTTCACGATTTGCCTTGGATTTCAGGTGCTTGTCAAGATGGCGGATTACTTATGACTGTAG ACACGTATGAAAATGAGACACTGCTTGATGACTTTGTGGCAAACTTTGACCGCATTTTACCTGCTCTGTTGAGTTGGAACTATTTACCGGATTCGGGAGCCGCTTGGATTGAACCCATCAAGTCACACTACTTCAATGATTTCGAAGCAGATAAAAACGAG ATACGCGATAATCTGACAGTCCTCGTGACTGACGTTTACTTTTTGTATCCGACCTACGACGCACTCCGACAGCAGTTTTCAACGTCGGTGAAtccacaatatttttacatcttCGATTACCGCGGCGTATTGAGCTATACGTACCAGTTAACCGGCAATACAGTGGACTACGGCGTGACGCACGGTGATGACTTGGTGTACCTGTTTCCAAATTCGGAATTATTTTCTAGTCTCAACGAAACTCGAAGTGAGAAAGATTACGAAATGGTAAACATTATGGTGGAATTGTGGACGTCTTTCGCTATCGAGGG GAAACCCACGACTCCAGCGATGGGCATCTGCGAGAAGTGGAAACCGTATTCAATCGGGAAGGACAACGACCTTCGCATCGGAAATTATTCCAAGCTCACACTTGCCGTTGAATATTCCTATTTAAAAGAACGTCTACAGTTTTGGGATGACTTGATAGCTAACGTGCCATTGTAA